From Xiphophorus maculatus strain JP 163 A chromosome 12, X_maculatus-5.0-male, whole genome shotgun sequence, the proteins below share one genomic window:
- the LOC102231629 gene encoding fibroblast growth factor receptor 1-A isoform X1 — translation MGHAIPYALTCCAVNDVQLMSQASEWSSSRVKAAGCSSVSRMLMRPSVILLLTFFTQVLRTHCRPANTDEVSVEAELFTLYPGKRLDLTCSPKDSSHTVNWTKDHVVVVDGEHTRIRNGQLEIEAVEPTDSGLYVCTTFGNQSVYFNVTVDASASSEDDDEEEESSSEENKLLTSEKLMPMAPQWAHPEKMEKKLHAVPASKTVKFRCQASGNPSPTLKWYKNGKEFKRDHRIGGFKLRDHVWTIIMESVVPSDKGNYTCVVENQYGSINHTYQLDVVERSPHRPILQAGLPANRTAVVGTNVEFECKVFSDPQPHIQWLKHIEVNGSRVGPDGLPYVRILKHSGVNSSDAQMLTLYNVTEEEGGEYICKVSNYIGEANQSAWLTVIKYDPSAVTPYPPSSNTYLEVVIYCVGFFLIAIMITIVIILKIRASSKKSDFNSQLAVHKLAKSIPLRRQVTVSVDSSSSIHSGVMLVRPSRLSSSGTPMLTGVSEYELPQDPRWEIPRDKLVLGKPLGEGCFGQVMMGEVLGLDKEKPNRVTKVAVKMLKSDATEKDLSDLISEMEMMKIIGKHKNIINLLGACTQDGPLYVIVEYASKGNLREYLRARRPPGMEYCYNPDQVPVETMSIKDLVSCAYQVARGMEYLASKKCIHRDLAARNVLVTEDNVMKIADFGLARDIHHIDYYKKTTNGRLPVKWMAPEALFDRIYTHQSDVWSFGVLLWEIFTLGGSPYPGVPVEELFKLLKEGHRMDKPSTCTHELYMMMRDCWNAVPSQRPTFKQLVEDLDRSLAMTSDQVYLELSVPLDQYSPSYPETRSSTCSSGEDSVFSHDAGAEEPCLPKFPPHSNGAAIKKR, via the exons TCTCTGTGGAGGCAGAGCTGTTCACCCTGTATCCCGGGAAGCGCCTGGATCTGACCTGCTCTCCCAAGGACTCGTCCCACACTGTCAACTGGACAAAGGACCATGTCGTCGTCGTGGACGGAGAACACACGCGCATTCGCAACGGCCAGCTGGAGATCGAGGCGGTGGAGCCCACCGACTCCGGCTTGTACGTGTGCACCACCTTTGGCAACCAGAGCGTCTACTTTAATGTCACAG TTGATGCTTCGGCCTCATctgaagatgatgatgaggaggaagagtcttcatcagaggaaaataaactgTTGACCAGTGAAAAGCTGATGC CAATGGCACCACAATGGGCTCATCcagagaaaatggagaaaaagctTCACGCCGTTCCAGCCAGTAAGACGGTGAAGTTTCGATGCCAGGCCAGCGGCAACCCATCTCCCACTCTGAAATGGTACAAGAACGGGAAGGAGTTCAAAAGGGACCATCGCATCGGAGGCTTCAAG CTACGGGACCATGTGTGGACCATCATCATGGAGTCGGTCGTACCCTCTGATAAAGGAAACTATACCTGTGTGGTGGAAAACCAGTATGGCAGCATCAATCATACCTATCAGCTGGATGTAGTCG AACGCTCTCCCCACAGGCCGATCCTGCAGGCCGGCTTGCCAGCCAATCGCACCGCAGTGGTGGGCACCAATGTGGAGTTCGAGTGCAAAGTGTTCAGCGACCCCCAGCCTCATATTCAGTGGCTGAAACACATCGAGGTCAATGGAAGCCGTGTTGGACCTGATGGTTTGCCCTATGTTCGTATCCTGAAG cATTCGGGGGTCAATAGCTCGGACGCTCAGATGCTCACCCTCTACAATGTGACTGAGGAGGAGGGCGGAGAGTATATATGTAAAGTGTCCAATTATATAGGAGAGGCCAATCAGTCGGCATGGCTGACTGTCATCAAATATGACCCCTCAG CTGTCACACCGTACCCCCCGTCCAGCAACACCTACTTGGAGGTGGTGATCTACTGTGTGGGCTTCTTTCTAATCGCCATCATGATCACCATCGTGATCATCCTCAAGATTCGGGCCTCCTCAAAGAAGAGCGACTTCAACAGTCAGCTGGCTGTCCACAAGCTGGCCAAAAGCATTCCTCTGCGCAGACAGGTAACA GTGTCTGTGGACTCGAGCTCCTCTATCCACTCTGGAGTGATGTTGGTTCGTCCCTCCCGCCTCTCCTCCAGTGGCACTCCGATGCTGACAGGAGTATCTGAATATGAGCTACCACAGGATCCACGCTGGGAGATCCCCAGAGACAA ACTTGTTCTCGGGAAGCCTCTGGGTGAAGGCTGCTTCGGTCAGGTGATGATGGGGGAAGTTCTGGGTCTGGACAAGGAGAAGCCGAACCGTGTGACCAAGGTTGCggtgaaaatgttgaaat CTGATGCTACAGAAAAAGACCTGTCAGACCTGATTTCAGAGATGGAGATGATGAAGATTATTGGGAAGCACAAGAACATCATTAATCTGCTGGGAGCCTGCACACAAGATG GTCCATTATATGTTATAGTTGAATACGCGTCCAAGGGTAACCTTAGGGAGTACTTACGAGCACGGCGCCCTCCAGGGATGGAGTACTGTTACAATCCAGACCAGGTTCCAGTGGAGACCATGTCCATCAAAGACCTGGTGTCCTGTGCGTACCAAGTGGCTCGAGGCATGGAGTATTTGGCCTCCAAAAAG TGCATCCACAGAGATCTGGCAGCTCGCAATGTGTTGGTGACTGAGGACAATGTGATGAAAATCGCTGACTTCGGTCTCGCAAGAGATATTCACCACATTGATTACTATAAGAAGACCACCAAT GGTCGTTTACCGGTGAAGTGGATGGCTCCCGAGGCTCTGTTTGACCGGATATACACACACCAAAGTGATGT CTGGTCGTTTGGGGTTCTGCTGTGGGAGATCTTCACCCTGGGAGGCTCTCCGTACCCTGGTGTACCAGTGGAGGAGTTGTTCAAGCTGCTGAAGGAAGGTCACCGAATGGACAAGCCTTCGACATGCACTCATGAGCT GTACATGATGATGAGGGACTGCTGGAATGCAGTGCCTTCTCAGAGACCCACATTCAAACAGCTGGTGGAGGATCTAGATCGAAGTCTGGCCATGACGTCCGACCAG GTTTACCTGGAGCTCTCCGTCCCTCTGGACCAATATTCGCCCAGCTACCCGGAGACGCGGAGCTCCACCTGCTCCTCCGGCGAGGACTCTGTTTTCTCTCACGACGCCGGAGCGGAGGAGCCCTGCCTACCCAAATTCCCTCCCCACTCCAACGGGGCAGCCATTAAGAAACGTTGA